The Falco peregrinus isolate bFalPer1 chromosome 1, bFalPer1.pri, whole genome shotgun sequence genome has a window encoding:
- the LYSET gene encoding lysosomal enzyme trafficking factor: protein MMNFRQRMGWIGVGLYLLASAAAFYYVFEINETYNKLALEHIQQHPKEPQEGTTWTHSLKVRLLSLPFWLWTIIFLIPYLQMFLFLYSCTRADPKTVGYCIIPICLAVICNRHQTFVKASNQISRLQLIDT from the coding sequence ATGATGAACTTCCGCCAGAGGATGGGATGGATTGGTGTGGGGTTGTACTTGTTAGCGAGTGCTGCAGCTTTTTATTATGTCTTTGAAATCAATGAGACTTACAACAAACTAGCACTGGAGCACATTCAGCAACACCCTAAGGAACCACAGGAAGGAACCACATGGACGCACTCCTTAAAAGTACGACTGCTATCCTTGCCTTTTTGGCTGTGGactataatatttttaataccgTATTTACAGATGTTCTTGTTTCTCTATTCCTGTACGAGAGCTGACCCCAAAACTGTTGGGTATTGCATCATTCCTATCTGCTTGGCTGTTATTTGCAATCGTCATCAAACATTTGTGAAGGCCTCTAATCAGATCAGTAGACTACAACTGATTGACACTTAG
- the GON7 gene encoding EKC/KEOPS complex subunit GON7, producing MELVAELKGRDGQTRSVRVPCPAEEGEGEQLRGLRRGLAELQQRVAELLAPLVQEEREAAGGGGPRGEAEDDDDDEELEDEDENCTDAKASAEDPPPKRTKVQQP from the exons atgGAGCTGGTGGCGGAGCTGAAGGGCCGCGACGGGCAGACGCGGTCGGTGCGGGTGCCGTGCCCGGCGGAGGAGGGCGAGGGCGAGCAGCTGCGCGGGCTGCGGCGCGGCCTGGCCGAACTGCAGCAGCGGGTGGCGGAGCTGCTGGCGCCCCTggtgcaggaggagagagaggcggcaggcggcggcgggccgcgCG GTGAAGCCGAGGACGACGACGACGACGAGGAGCTGGAAGATGAAGATGAGAACTGCACCGACGCGAAGGCGAGCGCCGAGGACCCGCCGCCGAAGCGGACGAAGGTCCAGCAGCCCTGA
- the UBR7 gene encoding putative E3 ubiquitin-protein ligase UBR7 isoform X2, with the protein MEAAAAEGAEPGGGCWGGGEEPVVSLAEVLAENEELEKEARAVLGGSDHERCSYSQGAVKRQALYACSTCTPPGGEPAGICLACSYECHGTHRLFELYTKRNFRCDCGNSKFKNLQCKLLPEKGKVNSGNKYNDNFYGLYCTCKRPYPDPEDEIPDEMIQCIVCEDWFHGRHLGAVPPESGDFHEMVCQACMNRCHFLWAYASQLAVPALTKVNSREDEGIVLKAEESEEQKKEIKKENGAEREETKEEKQTEQFNEPSTSSGSACTEVVTKSEEPVCKLKELQSKQFLKKDTATFWPSNWRSKLCTCEDCLKMYSELEVQFLTDECDTVLAYENKGTSDQETERRDPLMDTLNSMNRVQQVELICGG; encoded by the exons atggaggcggcggcggcggagggcgCCGAGCCGGGCGGCGGCTGCTGGGGCGGCGGGGAGGAGCCCGTGGTCTCCTTGGCGGAGGTGCTGGCGGAGAACGAGGAGCTCGAGAAGGAAGCGCGGGCCGTGCTGGGGGGCAGCGACCACGAGCGCTGCAGCTACTCCCAG GGCGCGGTGAAGAGGCAGGCGCTGTACGCCTGCAGCACCTGCACGCCGCCCGGCGGGGAGCCGGCGGGGATCTGCCTGGCCTGCAGCTACGAGTGCCACGGCACCCACCGCCTCTTCGAGCTCTACACCAAGAG gaactTTCGCTGTGACTGTGGAAACAGCAAGTTCAAAAATCTGCAGTGCAAGTTACTCCCA GAAAAGGGGAAGGTGAATTCAGGAAATAAGTATAATGACAATTTCTATGGATTATACTGTACTTGTAAAAGACCTTATCCTGATCCTGAAGATGAG ATTCCAGATGAGATGATCCAATGCATAGTTTGTGAAGACTGGTTCCATGGAAGG CATCTTGGTGCAGTTCCCCCTGAAAGTGGAGACTTCCATGAAATGGTATGCCAAGCCTGCATGAATCGCTGCCATTTCCTGTGGGCTTATGCATCGCAGTTAGCAg TTCCTGCTTTGACCAAAGTGAACTCCCGTGAAGATGAAGGGATTGTCTTGAAGGCTGAGGAAagtgaagagcagaaaaaagaaataaaaaaagaaaatggagcagAACGTGAAGAAAcgaaggaggaaaagcaaacagaacagtTTAATGAACCATCCACTAGCTCTGGGTCTGCCTGTACAGAG GTAGTTACTAAGAGTGAGGAGCCAGTCTGCAAGCTGAAAGAACTCCAAAgcaagcaatttttaaaaaaagatactgcCACCTTTTGGCCATCGAACTGGAGAAGCAAATTATGCACCTGTGAAGACTGTTTG aaaatgtattcgGAGCTTGAAGTGCAGTTCCTGACAGATGAATGTGACACTGTCTTGGCTTATGAAAATAAAGGTACCAGTGACCAAGAAACAGAGAGGAGAGATCCTTTAATGGACACCCTTAACAGCATGAACAGAGTCCAGCAAGTAGAACTCATCTGTG GTGGTTAA
- the UBR7 gene encoding putative E3 ubiquitin-protein ligase UBR7 isoform X1, with the protein MEAAAAEGAEPGGGCWGGGEEPVVSLAEVLAENEELEKEARAVLGGSDHERCSYSQGAVKRQALYACSTCTPPGGEPAGICLACSYECHGTHRLFELYTKRNFRCDCGNSKFKNLQCKLLPEKGKVNSGNKYNDNFYGLYCTCKRPYPDPEDEIPDEMIQCIVCEDWFHGRHLGAVPPESGDFHEMVCQACMNRCHFLWAYASQLAVPALTKVNSREDEGIVLKAEESEEQKKEIKKENGAEREETKEEKQTEQFNEPSTSSGSACTEVVTKSEEPVCKLKELQSKQFLKKDTATFWPSNWRSKLCTCEDCLKMYSELEVQFLTDECDTVLAYENKGTSDQETERRDPLMDTLNSMNRVQQVELICEYNDLKTELTDYLRRFADEGTVVKREDIQHFFEEFQSRKRRRTNRMQYYCS; encoded by the exons atggaggcggcggcggcggagggcgCCGAGCCGGGCGGCGGCTGCTGGGGCGGCGGGGAGGAGCCCGTGGTCTCCTTGGCGGAGGTGCTGGCGGAGAACGAGGAGCTCGAGAAGGAAGCGCGGGCCGTGCTGGGGGGCAGCGACCACGAGCGCTGCAGCTACTCCCAG GGCGCGGTGAAGAGGCAGGCGCTGTACGCCTGCAGCACCTGCACGCCGCCCGGCGGGGAGCCGGCGGGGATCTGCCTGGCCTGCAGCTACGAGTGCCACGGCACCCACCGCCTCTTCGAGCTCTACACCAAGAG gaactTTCGCTGTGACTGTGGAAACAGCAAGTTCAAAAATCTGCAGTGCAAGTTACTCCCA GAAAAGGGGAAGGTGAATTCAGGAAATAAGTATAATGACAATTTCTATGGATTATACTGTACTTGTAAAAGACCTTATCCTGATCCTGAAGATGAG ATTCCAGATGAGATGATCCAATGCATAGTTTGTGAAGACTGGTTCCATGGAAGG CATCTTGGTGCAGTTCCCCCTGAAAGTGGAGACTTCCATGAAATGGTATGCCAAGCCTGCATGAATCGCTGCCATTTCCTGTGGGCTTATGCATCGCAGTTAGCAg TTCCTGCTTTGACCAAAGTGAACTCCCGTGAAGATGAAGGGATTGTCTTGAAGGCTGAGGAAagtgaagagcagaaaaaagaaataaaaaaagaaaatggagcagAACGTGAAGAAAcgaaggaggaaaagcaaacagaacagtTTAATGAACCATCCACTAGCTCTGGGTCTGCCTGTACAGAG GTAGTTACTAAGAGTGAGGAGCCAGTCTGCAAGCTGAAAGAACTCCAAAgcaagcaatttttaaaaaaagatactgcCACCTTTTGGCCATCGAACTGGAGAAGCAAATTATGCACCTGTGAAGACTGTTTG aaaatgtattcgGAGCTTGAAGTGCAGTTCCTGACAGATGAATGTGACACTGTCTTGGCTTATGAAAATAAAGGTACCAGTGACCAAGAAACAGAGAGGAGAGATCCTTTAATGGACACCCTTAACAGCATGAACAGAGTCCAGCAAGTAGAACTCATCTGTG AATACAATGATTTAAAGACAGAACTGACTGACTATCTCAGGAGATTTGCAGATGAGGGAACG GTGGTTAAAAGAGAAGACATTCAGCACTTCTTTGAAGAATTTCAGTCACGGAAAAGAAGACGGACTAACAGGATGCAGTACTACTGTAGTTAG